One genomic segment of Deltaproteobacteria bacterium includes these proteins:
- a CDS encoding DUF4325 domain-containing protein — MRQKPKLTTNAPFNADTLRIWLKRGSDGATTTSPEVVKHFSVSRATAARVLKKAVDDGWLERTGSTKNASYSLLTKTRNRTSADQLRLSKTLKNLAEDKVFDEISLKLNLKSQLSDTAFRIAQYSFSEMLNNAIDHSQATTSEIFVEVERGVFKFTIRDRGIGIFKNIKKVFRLQTDEDAIEHLLKGKQTTAPDAHSGQGIFFTSKIADVFSIKSQKFALTFDNEKQDQRLGVVRNIKGTEVSFAIKTQTRRSLEKLFKEYANESFEFDRSKYPVRVLKQTGAVSRSQARRLTFGLEKFDRIIFDFAGVKELGQGFADELFRVFQNHYPEIVLEVRNANAAVDFMIRRARAT, encoded by the coding sequence TGCTGATACGCTGCGAATCTGGCTTAAGCGAGGCTCTGACGGCGCAACCACCACCTCGCCTGAGGTCGTAAAGCACTTTTCCGTCAGCCGCGCCACAGCCGCACGGGTTCTAAAAAAAGCCGTCGATGACGGCTGGCTGGAACGAACAGGATCAACTAAAAACGCGTCCTATTCTCTACTAACGAAGACAAGAAATCGCACAAGCGCCGACCAGCTTCGATTGAGTAAAACGCTTAAGAACCTCGCCGAGGACAAAGTTTTCGATGAAATTTCACTGAAGCTAAATCTTAAATCTCAGCTGTCAGACACGGCCTTTCGGATCGCCCAATACTCATTCAGTGAAATGTTGAATAACGCCATCGACCACTCGCAGGCGACGACGTCCGAAATCTTTGTCGAAGTCGAGCGCGGGGTTTTTAAATTCACTATTCGCGATCGCGGAATCGGAATCTTTAAAAACATCAAAAAAGTATTCCGCCTACAAACCGACGAAGACGCCATCGAGCACCTTTTAAAGGGGAAACAAACCACTGCGCCTGATGCCCACAGCGGACAGGGCATCTTTTTTACGTCAAAAATCGCCGATGTTTTTAGCATCAAAAGCCAAAAGTTTGCGCTCACCTTCGATAACGAAAAACAAGATCAGCGACTAGGAGTGGTGAGAAATATCAAGGGCACCGAGGTGTCGTTTGCGATCAAGACCCAAACGCGTCGAAGCCTGGAAAAGCTATTTAAAGAGTATGCGAACGAAAGTTTCGAATTCGATCGCTCAAAGTATCCGGTTAGAGTCCTCAAGCAAACTGGCGCCGTGTCTAGGTCGCAAGCCCGGCGGCTAACTTTTGGTCTGGAAAAGTTCGATCGAATTATTTTCGACTTCGCGGGCGTCAAAGAACTTGGCCAGGGCTTTGCCGACGAACTTTTTCGCGTCTTCCAAAATCACTATCCCGAAATCGTCCTAGAAGTTCGAAATGCCAATGCCGCCGTCGACTTCATGATCCGCCGCGCCCGCGCCACCTAA